A stretch of Janibacter endophyticus DNA encodes these proteins:
- a CDS encoding aspartate carbamoyltransferase catalytic subunit, protein MSARHLLSVADLDAAGVRQLLDTAAEMHDVQRREVKKIPTLRGRTVINLFFEDSTRTRSSFEIAGKWMSADTINITGKGSSTSKGESLRDTTMTIAAMGVDAIVMRHMASGAAHQVARWLDESGSATRVVNAGDGTHEHPTQALLDAYTLERRLGSLEGRHVAIVGDVTHSRVFRSNLLSLPLLGARVTVVAPPTLMPSGARAWAEHDGWTMSHDLDDVLAQGPDALMMLRVQKERMSGGYFPTPREYTVGYGLTRPRLAAYLDRQPEGVILHPGPMNRGLEIAADAADAASSLVLDQVSAGVAVRMSVLYHLLAGGEGSAA, encoded by the coding sequence ATGAGCGCCCGGCACCTCCTCTCCGTCGCCGATCTCGACGCCGCCGGCGTCAGGCAGCTGCTCGACACCGCGGCCGAGATGCACGACGTCCAGCGCCGGGAGGTCAAGAAGATCCCGACCCTGCGCGGGCGCACCGTCATCAACCTCTTCTTCGAGGACTCCACGCGCACCCGGAGCTCCTTCGAGATCGCGGGCAAGTGGATGTCTGCGGACACGATCAACATCACCGGCAAGGGCAGCTCGACGAGCAAGGGCGAGAGCCTGCGCGACACGACGATGACCATCGCCGCGATGGGCGTCGACGCGATCGTCATGCGGCACATGGCCTCTGGGGCCGCGCACCAGGTGGCCCGGTGGCTCGACGAGTCCGGCTCGGCGACGAGGGTCGTCAACGCCGGCGACGGCACCCACGAGCACCCCACCCAGGCGCTGCTCGACGCCTACACCCTCGAGCGCCGGCTCGGCTCCCTCGAGGGCCGGCACGTCGCGATCGTCGGCGACGTCACCCACAGCCGAGTCTTCCGCTCCAACCTCCTCTCGTTGCCGCTGCTCGGGGCGCGGGTCACCGTCGTCGCTCCGCCGACGCTCATGCCGAGCGGTGCTCGAGCCTGGGCCGAGCACGACGGCTGGACGATGAGCCACGACCTCGATGACGTCCTCGCCCAGGGACCCGACGCCCTGATGATGCTGCGGGTCCAGAAGGAGCGGATGAGCGGCGGATACTTCCCGACGCCCCGGGAGTACACCGTCGGCTACGGGCTGACCCGCCCGCGCCTCGCCGCCTACCTGGACCGGCAGCCCGAGGGCGTCATCCTCCACCCCGGCCCGATGAATCGTGGCCTCGAGATCGCCGCCGACGCCGCCGACGCGGCGAGCTCACTCGTCCTCGACCAGGTGAGCGCCGGTGTCGCCGTGCGGATGAGCGTCCTCTACCACCTGCTGGCCGGCGGAGAGGGGAGTGCGGCATGA
- the pyrR gene encoding bifunctional pyr operon transcriptional regulator/uracil phosphoribosyltransferase PyrR, with amino-acid sequence MCPDTTPTPEGASADREVLSAGDIARALKRIAHEIVERNKGAEDLVLLGIPSRGVELAHRLARLVAEVEGRAVPVGSLDVTMYRDDLRRQPTRSPRETRIPSEGVDGRTVVLVDDVLYSGRTVRAALDALADYGRPRAVQLAVLVDRGHRELPIRADHVGKNLPTSHSERVMVRLAGHDGQEDSVTIGGGSR; translated from the coding sequence ATGTGTCCTGACACCACCCCGACCCCCGAGGGCGCCTCCGCCGATCGCGAGGTCCTCTCCGCCGGTGACATCGCCCGGGCGCTCAAGCGCATCGCGCACGAGATCGTCGAGCGCAACAAGGGCGCCGAGGACCTCGTCCTGCTGGGCATCCCGTCCCGGGGCGTGGAGCTCGCCCACCGGCTGGCCCGCCTCGTCGCCGAGGTCGAGGGCCGCGCGGTACCCGTCGGCTCCCTCGACGTGACGATGTACCGCGACGACCTCCGCCGGCAGCCCACCAGGTCGCCCCGGGAGACCCGCATCCCCAGCGAAGGGGTCGACGGCCGCACCGTCGTCCTCGTCGACGACGTCCTCTACTCCGGCCGGACCGTCCGGGCCGCGCTCGACGCGCTGGCCGACTACGGCCGACCGCGCGCCGTGCAGCTCGCCGTCCTCGTCGACCGGGGTCACCGCGAGCTGCCGATCCGGGCCGACCACGTGGGCAAGAACCTCCCGACGTCGCACAGCGAGCGGGTCATGGTGCGGCTCGCGGGCCACGACGGTCAGGAAGACTCGGTGACGATCGGCGGTGGCTCCCGATGA
- a CDS encoding methionine ABC transporter ATP-binding protein, whose amino-acid sequence MTSPILELRAVRKEFSSRRGPVVALDDIDLSIERGSIHGIVGRSGAGKSTLVRTITGLEAPTSGQVVLDGTDVAGLRGSELREFRQRFGMVFQHANLLDSRTAARNIALPLEIAGWSAEDRRARVAELLRLVDLEDRADNHPAQLSGGQQQRVGIARGLATRPDILICDEPTSALDSTTTRSILELLQSLRDELGITIVVITHEPSVVREICDSVTLLGEGRVLESGRIAALAGDPSTSIHRDLVPLPLAPTDELPRTVLVSLGDEPDELERALTALRAEGTPAQVAAATIEQVGGRTVGRARLLLPEGTDRARAEQQLRDSGVSVEEVTL is encoded by the coding sequence GTGACCTCCCCCATCCTCGAGCTCCGCGCCGTGCGCAAGGAGTTCTCCTCCCGCCGCGGCCCCGTCGTCGCGCTCGACGACATCGACCTGAGCATCGAGCGCGGCTCGATCCACGGCATCGTGGGCCGGTCCGGCGCCGGCAAGTCGACCCTCGTCCGCACGATCACCGGCCTCGAGGCGCCGACCTCCGGGCAGGTCGTCCTCGACGGCACGGACGTCGCGGGACTGCGCGGCAGCGAGCTGCGCGAGTTCCGCCAGCGTTTCGGCATGGTCTTCCAGCACGCCAACCTCCTGGACTCGCGCACCGCCGCCCGCAACATCGCGCTCCCCCTCGAGATCGCCGGCTGGTCGGCCGAGGACCGTCGTGCACGGGTCGCCGAGCTGCTCCGGCTGGTCGACCTCGAGGACCGGGCCGACAACCACCCCGCCCAGCTCTCCGGGGGCCAGCAGCAGCGCGTCGGCATCGCCCGCGGACTCGCGACGCGACCCGACATCCTCATCTGCGACGAGCCGACCTCGGCGCTCGACTCGACGACCACGCGCTCGATCCTCGAGCTGCTCCAGAGCCTGCGGGACGAGCTCGGCATCACGATCGTCGTCATCACCCACGAGCCGTCCGTCGTCCGCGAGATCTGCGACTCCGTCACCCTGCTCGGCGAGGGCCGCGTCCTCGAGAGCGGCCGCATCGCGGCCCTGGCCGGCGACCCGTCGACGTCGATCCACCGCGACCTCGTGCCGCTCCCCCTCGCGCCCACCGACGAGCTGCCCCGCACGGTGCTCGTGAGCCTCGGCGACGAGCCCGACGAGCTCGAGCGGGCGCTCACCGCCCTCCGGGCCGAGGGCACCCCCGCCCAGGTCGCCGCGGCGACCATCGAGCAGGTCGGCGGGCGGACCGTCGGTCGGGCGCGACTGCTCCTGCCCGAGGGCACCGACCGCGCGCGGGCCGAGCAGCAGCTCCGTGACTCCGGCGTCTCGGTCGAGGAGGTGACCCTGTGA
- a CDS encoding methionine ABC transporter permease: MLTEDGRWLDNPVIREGLLKATWETLAMTGVSGLITLLIGVPLGVLLQATSPGGFSPNATAHRVLGAIVNVGRSMPFLILMIAIIPFTRFVVGTTVGWQAAVVPLTIGAIPFYARLVETSLREVSSGKVEAALMMGATRGELTRKVLLPEALPGIVAGMTTTLIALVGYTAMAGAIGAGGLGAVAMTYGYNRFEFDVMIACVVVLVLLVQIVQMLGDALARRLDHR, encoded by the coding sequence CTGCTCACCGAGGACGGCCGCTGGCTGGACAACCCGGTGATCCGCGAGGGTCTGCTCAAAGCCACGTGGGAGACCCTCGCCATGACGGGGGTCTCCGGCCTCATCACCCTGCTCATCGGCGTGCCGCTCGGCGTGCTGCTCCAGGCGACGTCGCCTGGAGGCTTCAGCCCCAACGCCACCGCCCACCGGGTGCTCGGCGCGATCGTCAACGTCGGGCGCTCCATGCCCTTCCTCATCCTGATGATCGCGATCATCCCGTTCACCCGCTTCGTCGTCGGGACCACCGTCGGGTGGCAGGCCGCGGTCGTGCCGCTGACGATCGGCGCGATCCCCTTCTACGCCCGGCTCGTCGAGACCTCGCTGCGCGAGGTGTCCTCGGGCAAGGTCGAGGCTGCGCTCATGATGGGCGCGACTCGCGGTGAGCTCACCCGCAAGGTGCTCCTTCCCGAGGCGCTCCCAGGCATCGTCGCTGGCATGACGACGACGCTCATCGCGCTCGTCGGATACACCGCGATGGCCGGCGCGATCGGCGCCGGCGGCCTCGGTGCGGTCGCGATGACCTACGGCTACAACCGCTTCGAGTTCGACGTGATGATCGCCTGCGTCGTGGTCCTCGTCCTGCTCGTCCAGATCGTCCAGATGCTCGGCGACGCACTCGCGCGTCGTCTCGACCACCGCTGA
- a CDS encoding MetQ/NlpA family ABC transporter substrate-binding protein, which translates to MLTRTTRVLALSSVAALAMTACGAGGGDEAAPTAGSDGVTKLVVGASPTPHAKILEFVDSELAADAKLDLEIKPFDDYVQPNVQLSEGTLDANYFQHLPYYEAQVKDKGYEFAHFEGVHYEPFALYSSTLGDASEIKDGAQIGINNDPSNQGRALQLLAENDLLTLKDGVDATNATIFDIQDNPKNLKLVETDPAQLVRSLEDLDAAVINGNYALEADLSPTKDAILVEKADGNVYANFLTVQAGEEDNEALKKLDELLHSPEVKKYIEETWPDGSVLPAF; encoded by the coding sequence ATGCTCACCCGCACCACCCGCGTGCTCGCCCTCTCGTCCGTCGCGGCGCTCGCCATGACGGCCTGCGGCGCAGGCGGAGGTGATGAGGCCGCCCCCACCGCAGGGTCTGACGGCGTCACCAAGCTCGTCGTCGGTGCCTCCCCGACCCCGCACGCGAAGATCCTCGAGTTCGTCGACAGCGAGCTCGCGGCGGACGCCAAGCTCGACCTGGAGATCAAGCCGTTCGACGACTACGTCCAGCCGAACGTCCAGCTCTCCGAGGGCACGCTCGACGCTAACTACTTCCAGCACCTCCCGTACTACGAGGCGCAGGTCAAGGACAAGGGCTACGAGTTCGCCCACTTCGAGGGGGTCCACTACGAGCCCTTCGCCCTCTACAGCTCGACGCTCGGGGACGCCTCCGAGATCAAGGACGGCGCGCAGATTGGCATCAACAACGACCCCTCCAACCAGGGCCGTGCGCTGCAGCTGCTCGCCGAGAACGACCTGCTGACCCTCAAGGACGGCGTCGACGCGACGAACGCGACGATCTTCGACATCCAGGACAACCCGAAGAACCTCAAGCTCGTCGAGACGGACCCGGCCCAGCTCGTCCGCTCGCTCGAGGACCTCGACGCCGCCGTCATCAACGGCAACTACGCGCTCGAGGCCGACCTCAGCCCGACGAAGGACGCGATCCTCGTCGAGAAGGCGGACGGCAACGTCTACGCCAACTTCCTCACCGTGCAGGCGGGCGAGGAGGACAACGAGGCACTCAAGAAGCTCGACGAGCTCCTCCACTCCCCCGAGGTCAAGAAGTACATCGAGGAGACCTGGCCGGACGGCTCGGTGCTGCCGGCCTTCTGA
- a CDS encoding AI-2E family transporter, translating to MTDDRDADRLPETSTATAAETAQDNAVVGAGEPPVPGHEELTNRGVDRGVIIGQGLAEVSRWCLRILIIAVPVALLWWLLAQIWVGVFPVLLALIVTTILWPPTEWLRRRGVPAALAAILVLLTSLALVVGVLAAITPSLVGQSTELADAAGNGLVEVQERLAKPPFNIDSETINDLVETARTWLSERGSQIASGVYSGVAIVGRALVTLALVLVLTFFFLKDGPRFLPFLRRTAGRTAGRHLTEVSARSWNTLGGFIRTQALVSAVDAVFIGLGLVLLDVPLAFALAVLTFFGGFIPIVGAFAVGTLAVLVALVAQGPMTALAVLAIIIVVQQVEGNVLQPLLQGRSMQLHAGIILLAVAGGSTLFGIVGAFLAVPVAAVVAVILRYLSEQVDLRSGDLRAADVPVVTKDGEIAARSGEASWLARSLPRPPSEEPAAPAAITASVTVARMRSAARDVIRRARRR from the coding sequence ATGACTGATGACCGCGACGCCGATCGCCTCCCCGAGACCAGCACCGCCACCGCGGCGGAGACCGCCCAGGACAACGCGGTCGTCGGCGCCGGGGAGCCACCCGTCCCCGGGCACGAGGAGCTGACCAACCGCGGCGTCGACCGGGGGGTGATCATCGGGCAGGGTCTGGCCGAGGTCTCCCGCTGGTGCCTGCGGATCCTCATCATCGCAGTCCCGGTGGCCCTGCTCTGGTGGCTCCTCGCACAGATCTGGGTCGGGGTCTTCCCCGTCCTCCTCGCCCTCATCGTCACGACGATCCTGTGGCCGCCGACGGAGTGGCTCCGCCGCCGCGGGGTCCCGGCGGCGCTCGCCGCGATCCTCGTCCTCCTGACCTCCCTCGCTCTCGTGGTCGGGGTGCTGGCAGCGATCACCCCTTCGCTCGTCGGCCAGTCCACCGAGCTCGCCGACGCCGCGGGCAACGGGCTCGTCGAGGTCCAGGAGCGGCTGGCCAAGCCGCCCTTCAACATCGACAGCGAGACGATCAACGACCTCGTCGAGACGGCCCGCACCTGGCTCTCCGAGCGCGGCAGCCAGATCGCGTCCGGTGTCTACAGCGGGGTCGCGATCGTCGGGCGGGCGCTCGTGACCCTCGCCCTCGTGCTCGTCCTGACCTTCTTCTTCCTCAAGGACGGGCCGCGCTTCCTGCCCTTCCTGCGGCGCACGGCCGGCCGGACCGCCGGCCGGCACCTCACCGAGGTCTCTGCCCGCTCGTGGAACACGCTCGGGGGCTTCATCCGCACCCAGGCGCTCGTCTCCGCGGTCGACGCGGTCTTCATCGGCCTCGGGCTCGTCCTCCTCGACGTGCCGCTGGCGTTCGCGCTGGCGGTCCTGACCTTCTTCGGCGGGTTCATCCCGATCGTCGGGGCCTTCGCCGTGGGGACGCTCGCCGTCCTCGTCGCCCTCGTCGCGCAGGGCCCGATGACCGCGCTCGCCGTGCTCGCGATCATCATCGTCGTCCAGCAGGTCGAGGGCAACGTGCTCCAGCCGCTCCTCCAGGGCCGCTCGATGCAGCTGCACGCCGGGATCATCCTGCTCGCGGTCGCCGGGGGCAGCACCCTCTTCGGGATCGTCGGGGCCTTCCTCGCCGTACCGGTCGCCGCGGTCGTCGCGGTGATCCTGCGCTACCTCAGCGAGCAGGTCGACCTGCGCTCCGGCGACCTGCGGGCCGCGGACGTCCCCGTGGTGACCAAGGACGGCGAGATCGCCGCGCGCAGCGGCGAGGCGTCATGGCTGGCGCGCTCGCTGCCCCGCCCGCCGTCGGAGGAGCCAGCGGCTCCAGCGGCCATCACGGCGTCGGTGACCGTCGCGCGGATGCGCAGCGCCGCACGGGACGTCATCCGTCGCGCGCGGCGCCGCTGA
- a CDS encoding pirin family protein encodes MAAHPVQVLPGRDVPLGGLRALTVRRSLPHRDRSFVGAWCFVDHYGPEEVGDAEHVMDVPPHPHTGLQTVSWLFEGVVQHDDSGGVSARVLPGEVNLMTAGSGIAHSEVSTDETDRLHGVQLWTVLPDADRLSERRFEHHAPATAALTDGAGTALVFIGEIAGVDRSPVATSAPLLGAQLDLRPGADLTLPVDRAFEHGVLLDVGDVSVAAGTDDPTALAFGDLACLDPGPGSLRLVAGPDGARVILIGGTPFEEEIVMWWNFIGRSHEEIEQFRTAYEGGSEQFGEVPGYYGGRTRIPAPPLPPVRLRPRNRKGKA; translated from the coding sequence ATGGCTGCCCATCCGGTCCAGGTGCTCCCCGGCCGCGACGTCCCGCTCGGCGGGCTGCGTGCCCTGACGGTGCGGCGCTCGCTGCCCCACCGCGACCGGTCCTTCGTCGGGGCGTGGTGCTTCGTCGATCACTACGGCCCCGAGGAGGTCGGCGACGCAGAGCACGTCATGGACGTGCCGCCCCACCCGCACACAGGGCTGCAGACCGTCTCGTGGCTCTTCGAGGGTGTCGTCCAGCACGACGACAGCGGGGGTGTGAGCGCCCGGGTCCTCCCCGGCGAGGTCAACCTCATGACGGCGGGCAGCGGCATCGCCCACTCCGAGGTCTCCACCGACGAGACCGACCGGCTGCACGGCGTCCAGCTGTGGACCGTGCTCCCGGACGCCGACCGCCTCTCCGAGCGGCGTTTCGAGCACCACGCGCCGGCGACCGCGGCGCTGACCGACGGGGCGGGCACGGCGCTCGTCTTCATCGGCGAGATCGCCGGGGTCGACCGCTCCCCCGTCGCCACCTCGGCGCCGCTGCTCGGCGCGCAGCTCGACCTGCGCCCCGGCGCCGACCTCACCCTGCCCGTCGACCGCGCCTTCGAGCACGGGGTGCTCCTCGACGTCGGGGACGTGAGCGTCGCCGCCGGCACCGACGACCCGACGGCCCTCGCCTTCGGCGACCTCGCCTGCCTCGACCCCGGCCCCGGCTCTCTGCGTCTCGTCGCCGGCCCCGACGGAGCGCGCGTCATCCTCATCGGCGGCACCCCCTTCGAGGAGGAGATCGTCATGTGGTGGAACTTCATCGGGCGCAGCCACGAGGAGATCGAGCAGTTCCGGACCGCCTACGAGGGTGGCTCGGAGCAGTTCGGCGAGGTCCCCGGCTACTACGGTGGCCGGACCCGCATCCCCGCGCCGCCGCTCCCGCCGGTGCGGCTGCGTCCCCGCAACCGGAAGGGCAAGGCATGA
- a CDS encoding 4a-hydroxytetrahydrobiopterin dehydratase, whose protein sequence is MSALTVQQILDADLADWRPVAGTLRARFLTKGFTTGVDLVTAVGEAAEAANHHPDVTLTWPFVDLTLVTHDEGNRVTALDVDLARQISALAAERGVPADPAAPTVLELALDTADKAAVGPFWAAVLTGDASNVDDDDITDPGGRVPLLWLQGTDAHEEPRQRFHLDVWVGPDQAQPRIEAALAAGGTLVDDSLAPSFVVLADAEGNKACICTSLDREQQRLIDG, encoded by the coding sequence ATGAGCGCGCTCACCGTCCAGCAGATCCTCGACGCCGACCTCGCGGACTGGCGCCCCGTCGCGGGCACCCTGCGGGCCCGCTTCCTCACGAAGGGGTTCACGACGGGCGTCGACCTCGTCACCGCCGTCGGCGAGGCCGCCGAGGCGGCCAACCACCACCCGGACGTCACCCTCACGTGGCCCTTCGTCGACCTCACCCTCGTCACCCACGACGAGGGCAACCGGGTCACCGCGCTCGACGTCGACCTCGCCCGGCAGATCTCGGCCCTTGCCGCGGAGCGCGGGGTCCCCGCCGACCCGGCCGCCCCCACCGTCCTCGAGCTCGCGCTCGACACCGCCGACAAGGCGGCGGTCGGTCCGTTCTGGGCAGCGGTGCTCACCGGCGACGCGAGCAACGTCGACGACGACGACATCACCGACCCCGGCGGCCGTGTCCCGCTGCTCTGGCTCCAGGGGACGGACGCCCACGAGGAGCCCCGCCAGCGCTTCCACCTCGACGTGTGGGTCGGCCCGGACCAGGCACAGCCGCGGATCGAGGCGGCGCTCGCGGCCGGGGGCACGCTCGTCGACGACTCTCTGGCCCCGTCCTTCGTCGTGCTGGCCGACGCCGAGGGCAACAAGGCGTGCATCTGCACGAGCCTCGACCGCGAGCAGCAGCGCCTCATCGACGGTTAG
- a CDS encoding GNAT family N-acetyltransferase: MIRPAQPADAAALGALGAAPRGEGLALVVEGHDGAVVGLAHARPHGPVWHLEQLCVHPASRGKGIGGDLLDAIEARARDGGALAISLRTYRDVPGDAPWFLRRGYEVMEPPPSSMDDIIAAEAAAGLLDGPPRVAMLRQLVEPVTPRVAVSVVPLRDGAAGLEVFVQHRAATMDFAAGAVVFPGGRVDPGDREATGDAAAHAEAATAWAQTSVTDGDVLAALRAAAVRELAEETGLRVDPARLLPWDNWVTPAASPKRFDVSFFVLADEDEVLTNTTTEAVRAGWEPVAEVLRQWEAGDLYLMTPTRVILAEVLRLGTVAEVVAYEPVIEPGRRDGAAVRPRRA; the protein is encoded by the coding sequence ATGATCCGACCCGCCCAGCCGGCCGACGCCGCCGCCCTCGGGGCGCTGGGCGCCGCCCCGCGCGGAGAGGGGCTCGCCCTCGTCGTCGAGGGGCACGACGGAGCCGTCGTCGGTCTCGCCCATGCCCGGCCGCACGGCCCGGTCTGGCACCTCGAGCAGCTCTGCGTGCACCCCGCCAGCCGAGGCAAGGGGATCGGTGGCGACCTCCTCGACGCCATCGAGGCGCGCGCCCGCGACGGCGGTGCGCTGGCGATCAGCCTGCGGACCTACCGGGACGTCCCGGGGGACGCGCCGTGGTTCCTCCGGCGCGGCTACGAGGTCATGGAGCCCCCACCGTCGTCGATGGACGACATCATCGCTGCCGAGGCTGCCGCCGGGCTGCTCGACGGACCGCCGCGGGTGGCGATGCTGCGCCAGCTCGTCGAGCCCGTGACGCCGCGGGTCGCGGTGAGCGTCGTCCCGCTGCGCGACGGGGCGGCGGGTCTCGAGGTCTTCGTCCAGCACCGCGCGGCGACGATGGACTTCGCCGCCGGTGCCGTGGTCTTCCCGGGCGGGCGGGTCGACCCGGGCGACCGTGAGGCGACCGGGGATGCCGCCGCCCACGCGGAGGCGGCCACCGCGTGGGCGCAGACGAGCGTCACGGACGGTGACGTCCTCGCCGCGCTGCGCGCCGCGGCGGTGCGTGAGCTGGCGGAGGAGACGGGGCTGCGCGTCGACCCGGCTCGGCTGCTGCCGTGGGACAACTGGGTGACCCCTGCGGCCAGCCCGAAGCGCTTCGACGTCTCCTTCTTCGTCCTCGCCGACGAGGACGAGGTGCTCACGAACACGACGACCGAGGCCGTCCGGGCCGGGTGGGAGCCGGTCGCCGAGGTGCTGCGGCAGTGGGAGGCCGGCGACCTCTACCTCATGACACCGACGCGGGTGATCCTCGCGGAGGTGCTGCGGCTCGGCACGGTCGCCGAGGTCGTCGCGTACGAGCCGGTCATCGAGCCCGGCCGCCGCGACGGAGCGGCCGTGCGACCGCGGCGTGCCTAA
- the nusB gene encoding transcription antitermination factor NusB has protein sequence MSARSKARKRALDLLFEAESRGLNLGGLLAERVEKPVTEHPLPEYTRTLVSGVVDHWRDIDELLTTYSQGWSLDRMPDVDRAILRLGTFEILWSDEVPDSVAIAEAKALATELSTDDSPKFVHGLLARIAEVKPTLA, from the coding sequence GTGTCGGCACGCAGCAAGGCTCGCAAGCGCGCCCTCGACCTCCTCTTCGAGGCCGAGTCGCGCGGGCTCAACCTCGGCGGGCTGCTCGCCGAGCGGGTCGAGAAGCCGGTGACGGAGCACCCGCTGCCGGAGTACACGCGCACCCTCGTGAGCGGCGTCGTCGACCACTGGCGTGACATCGACGAGCTGCTCACGACGTACAGCCAGGGCTGGAGCCTCGATCGGATGCCCGACGTCGACCGGGCGATCCTGCGCCTCGGGACCTTCGAGATCCTCTGGTCCGACGAGGTGCCGGACTCGGTGGCCATCGCCGAGGCGAAGGCCCTCGCGACCGAGCTGAGCACCGACGATTCGCCGAAGTTCGTCCACGGGCTGCTGGCCCGTATCGCCGAGGTCAAGCCGACGCTCGCCTGA
- the efp gene encoding elongation factor P has product MASTNDLKNGMVLRIDNQLWSVVEFQHVKPGKGPAFVRTKLKSVTTGKTIDKTFNAGTKVETANVDRRTMQYLYNDGTDYVFMDPDTYDQIPVSPEIVGDARKYMLENQEAVVARNEGNVLFIELPASVVLEITYTEPGLQGDRSTGGTKPATVETGAEIQVPLFLEQGTKIKVDTRDGSYLGRVS; this is encoded by the coding sequence GTGGCATCGACGAACGACCTCAAGAACGGCATGGTCCTGCGGATCGACAACCAGCTCTGGTCGGTCGTGGAGTTCCAGCACGTCAAGCCCGGCAAGGGCCCGGCCTTCGTCCGGACCAAGCTGAAGTCCGTGACGACGGGCAAGACGATCGACAAGACCTTCAACGCCGGCACCAAGGTCGAGACGGCCAACGTCGACCGCCGCACCATGCAGTACCTCTACAACGACGGTACCGACTACGTCTTCATGGACCCCGACACCTACGACCAGATCCCGGTCAGCCCGGAGATCGTCGGGGACGCGCGCAAGTACATGCTCGAGAACCAGGAGGCGGTCGTCGCCCGCAACGAGGGCAACGTGCTCTTCATCGAGCTCCCCGCCTCGGTCGTCCTCGAGATCACCTACACCGAGCCGGGCCTCCAGGGCGACCGCTCGACCGGTGGCACGAAGCCGGCGACCGTCGAGACCGGTGCCGAGATCCAGGTCCCGCTCTTCCTCGAGCAGGGCACGAAGATCAAGGTCGACACCCGCGACGGCAGCTACCTCGGCCGCGTGAGCTGA
- a CDS encoding alpha/beta hydrolase family protein, which produces MTSTQRSTRRGPLRALLVVVVLAVVAGAGWWGTRQVGEPRADEPPAAAAALGGAPQVRLGPSGADFYDAGEGVAAAGLPGSVIWRRPVDRAGTLEGAVTDLVLYRSTGADGELTAVSGLVTVPDRPAPEGGWPVISWAHGTTGLADDCAPSRAALGGAARVYSGAMDGFVAEYVERGYAVVRTDYEGLGTPGPHPYLMGESQGAAVADIVLAAHALHPGLLSRDWVAVGHSQGGQGALFATRFAGGDAGPARLRGAAALAPPSQMASVLDLLRDGEGLPSSAFIGPLVHSAAVVAGVEPAEVISEEGLALLPRLEEECIAELSAPDSFGGVSTGAFVRDGADLTRVRATVSTNDAAALDPQVPVLLVHGDQDELVPSLLSDTLSSQYEERGVDLRYTRVPGAGHVSVLEDGRAEVDAWLDEHLPAGG; this is translated from the coding sequence ATGACCTCCACCCAGCGCTCCACCCGGCGGGGGCCGCTGCGCGCTCTCCTCGTCGTCGTCGTGCTGGCGGTCGTCGCCGGCGCCGGCTGGTGGGGGACGCGGCAGGTGGGCGAGCCCCGGGCGGACGAGCCGCCGGCGGCCGCCGCAGCCCTCGGGGGCGCGCCCCAGGTGAGGCTCGGCCCGTCGGGTGCGGACTTCTACGACGCTGGCGAAGGGGTGGCCGCAGCCGGTCTGCCGGGCTCGGTGATCTGGCGGCGGCCGGTCGACCGGGCGGGCACGCTCGAGGGCGCGGTCACCGACCTCGTCCTCTACCGCTCCACGGGCGCGGACGGCGAGCTGACGGCGGTCTCCGGTCTCGTCACGGTGCCTGACCGGCCCGCGCCCGAGGGGGGCTGGCCGGTGATCTCCTGGGCGCACGGGACGACCGGCCTGGCCGACGACTGCGCTCCCTCGCGCGCCGCCCTCGGCGGGGCTGCCCGCGTCTACAGCGGCGCGATGGACGGCTTCGTCGCGGAGTACGTCGAGCGGGGCTACGCCGTCGTCCGCACCGACTACGAGGGCCTCGGGACGCCCGGACCGCACCCGTACCTCATGGGGGAGTCGCAGGGTGCGGCGGTGGCGGACATCGTCCTCGCCGCCCACGCGCTGCACCCGGGCCTGCTGTCGCGGGACTGGGTCGCGGTCGGGCACTCGCAGGGCGGGCAGGGGGCCCTCTTCGCCACCCGCTTCGCCGGCGGTGACGCCGGCCCGGCGCGGCTGCGGGGTGCGGCCGCGCTCGCGCCACCCTCCCAGATGGCTTCCGTGCTCGACCTTCTCAGGGACGGCGAGGGGCTGCCGAGCAGCGCCTTCATCGGGCCGCTCGTCCACAGCGCGGCGGTCGTCGCCGGGGTCGAGCCGGCGGAGGTGATCTCGGAGGAGGGGCTGGCGCTGCTGCCGCGACTCGAGGAGGAGTGCATCGCCGAGCTGTCGGCGCCGGACAGCTTCGGCGGCGTGAGCACCGGTGCCTTCGTCCGGGACGGCGCCGACCTCACGAGGGTCCGGGCGACCGTCTCGACGAACGACGCTGCCGCGCTCGACCCGCAGGTCCCCGTGCTCCTCGTCCACGGGGACCAGGACGAGCTCGTCCCGTCGCTCCTCAGCGACACCCTGAGCAGCCAGTACGAGGAGCGCGGTGTCGACCTCCGCTACACCCGGGTCCCGGGCGCGGGCCACGTCTCGGTGCTGGAGGACGGCCGCGCCGAGGTCGACGCCTGGCTCGACGAGCACCTGCCCGCCGGCGGATAG